A genome region from Chloroflexia bacterium SDU3-3 includes the following:
- a CDS encoding IS5 family transposase, with the protein MGRYELTDEHYALIEPELPRNGEKAGHPWNEHRPIINGIFWRLHTGAPWPDIPERYGKWKTIYDRYTWWRRNGTWDRILRALQTKLAAAGAIDWEQWAVDGTIVRAHRSAAGAPTAPTWDGDDEPSDHALGRSVGGFSTKIHVLSDGNGLPLDAIVTPGQTHESTQFERVLAHVAIPRASGRTRRRPRTLAADRAYDARRIRQWLRAHGIQPVIPPKRRRGRVKPGRPVTYDAVAYRRRSTIEQCIGWVKECRAVAMRYEKLALNYLGLVKLAFIERYLRLLTRPAVAV; encoded by the coding sequence ATGGGACGGTATGAGTTGACCGATGAACACTATGCCCTGATCGAGCCAGAGCTGCCCCGCAACGGCGAGAAGGCGGGTCATCCATGGAACGAACATCGCCCGATCATCAACGGTATTTTCTGGAGGCTGCATACCGGTGCGCCCTGGCCTGATATTCCTGAGCGGTATGGCAAGTGGAAAACGATCTATGACCGCTACACATGGTGGCGTCGCAATGGCACATGGGATCGTATTTTGCGGGCGCTTCAAACCAAGCTCGCTGCCGCAGGGGCCATTGATTGGGAGCAGTGGGCCGTTGATGGGACGATTGTGCGGGCGCATCGCTCGGCAGCAGGTGCCCCAACGGCACCCACGTGGGATGGCGATGATGAGCCGTCGGATCACGCACTTGGCCGCTCGGTCGGCGGTTTTTCCACCAAGATCCATGTGCTGAGTGATGGGAATGGGCTGCCACTTGATGCCATCGTGACCCCCGGACAGACCCACGAGTCAACGCAGTTTGAGCGCGTGCTGGCGCATGTGGCCATCCCACGGGCATCGGGCCGCACGCGGCGTCGGCCACGCACACTGGCAGCTGACCGCGCGTATGATGCTCGTCGCATCCGGCAGTGGTTGCGCGCCCACGGCATCCAGCCGGTTATCCCCCCCAAACGTCGGCGCGGGCGCGTCAAACCAGGTCGCCCCGTCACCTATGATGCGGTCGCCTATCGTCGCCGGAGTACGATTGAGCAATGCATTGGGTGGGTGAAGGAATGTCGCGCGGTGGCCATGCGCTATGAGAAGCTGGCACTCAACTATCTGGGCTTGGTCAAACTTGCCTTTATTGAACGCTATCTCCGCCTTTTAACGCGCCCTGCGGTGGCGGTCTAG
- the cobN gene encoding cobaltochelatase subunit CobN yields MPARRRQRAGQGVDVSDERPQRNMVQRIDGRMVNAGRRRGMLMVCATGCCCGHTERGHAPVPTDLYHAEWERRRLRNTVHLNQGGCLGPCPLANVSMLVLDGRPYWFHSLNDDALIVALYDYIEALLASDRPLPAPPVLAPHVFNGFSWDGSATTAAPALPAQREQALGQAMVLLTQADTDLLVIEQARAHLPPEFAPLRMAHIGRLEDDEAQVALLDELLPVAAVVVARLHSARSFDAGLDRLQRWAAETGGFLLCLPAVEALDPDLMARSTVGVPLAHEVSAYFQCGGAANVAGALLCLSDHLLLSGWGYDPPQVLPAHGLYREAAAGERPTVGVLFYRAHVLSGNTGFVDAIIDELAEQGMCARAVYTQSLKEGQPGQLPDALRLLAEAAPVDAIINTLSFAIGDGEPHPFALIDAPVIQAIAAGAERATWMRGGRGLGPLDTAMNVAIPEFDGRIIGVPVSFKEQPTDGGGARYVPDAERVARVVGMARRMVALRRTPNAQKRVAVVFTNSSAKAQRVGNAVGLDAPASLLRLLGAMREQGYQVGRLPESSDRLLLDLIDRCSYDQIWLTERQLASAERVPVAQYAGWFAELPAARRGEMERQWGAAPGSAYLHDGGLALAGLEFGNVFVALQPPRGYDMDPNAIYHKPDLPPPHNYYALYRWLRETWRADAIVHMGKHGTLEWLPGKGVGLSGECYPDMMLADVPLVYPFIINDPGEGNQAKRRAHAVVVDHMTPPMTSAGSYGDLAELAQLVDEYYQMELLDPSKLPILQKQIWDAIQKSKLDDDLRYILKQDHGDHSHEWDGSFLDDGTPTAFAELEGREVAHLLEDIEGYLCELTGAQIRDGLHILGDMPAGDQLAELLYHLLKLPNLAIPSLPASLAAALGEDWAALNERPGERRAGGGELRSNADMIAWIEGQAKALLAALDARGWDAGAAEGALAEALPQAQPGEARDGAAQALRFACEWIVPKLRQGAHDEIANTLGALAGRFVPPGPSGAPTRGMAHVLPTGRNFYALDPRAVPSVAAWQTGWRLAETLIARYQREHEGGYPASVGISIWGTSAIRTAGDDIAQVLALLGVRPRWQDANRRVVGVEVIPLAELGRPRIDAVARISGFFRDSFPHLIALIDQAVQAVIALDEPPEQNFPRRHALAAAQRLRAQGRSQQDAERAAAYRIFGCAPGSYGAGILPLIDAQNWKDDADFAEVYLTWGGYAYTAEEQGTPDRESFAHALGGVQVATKNQDNREHDIFDSDDYLQFHGGMIATIRALTGKNPARYFGDSSDPARPKTRDLREEARRVFRSRVTNPKWIASMRRHGYKGALEVAATVDYLFGYDATADVLEDWMYSQVADAYLRDEEMQQFFADSNPWAWQSIAERLLEAMERGMWQDPDPLDEQLLQAAKSMGLSELRRRAAK; encoded by the coding sequence ATGCCCGCGCGCCGCCGACAGCGGGCGGGCCAGGGGGTGGATGTGAGCGACGAACGACCGCAGCGCAACATGGTCCAGCGGATCGACGGGCGGATGGTGAACGCCGGGCGCAGGCGCGGCATGTTGATGGTGTGCGCCACCGGCTGCTGCTGCGGCCACACCGAGCGCGGCCACGCCCCCGTGCCCACCGACCTCTACCACGCCGAGTGGGAGCGCCGCAGGCTGCGCAACACCGTGCACCTGAACCAGGGCGGCTGCCTGGGGCCGTGCCCGCTGGCCAACGTCTCCATGCTGGTGCTGGATGGCCGCCCCTACTGGTTCCACTCGCTCAACGACGACGCCCTGATCGTGGCGCTCTACGACTACATCGAGGCGCTGCTGGCCAGCGACCGCCCGCTGCCCGCGCCGCCCGTGCTGGCCCCCCACGTGTTCAACGGCTTTAGCTGGGATGGTAGCGCTACCACCGCCGCGCCCGCCCTGCCCGCCCAGCGCGAGCAGGCCCTGGGCCAGGCCATGGTGCTGCTGACCCAGGCCGACACCGACCTGCTGGTGATCGAGCAGGCCCGCGCCCACCTGCCGCCCGAGTTCGCCCCGCTGCGTATGGCCCACATCGGGCGGCTGGAGGACGACGAGGCCCAGGTGGCCCTGCTGGATGAGCTGCTGCCCGTGGCCGCCGTGGTGGTGGCCCGCCTGCACAGCGCCCGCTCGTTCGACGCCGGGCTGGATCGGCTGCAGCGCTGGGCGGCGGAGACGGGCGGCTTCCTGCTGTGCCTGCCCGCCGTCGAGGCGCTCGACCCCGACCTGATGGCGCGCTCGACGGTGGGCGTGCCGCTGGCCCACGAGGTGAGCGCCTACTTCCAGTGCGGCGGCGCGGCCAATGTGGCCGGGGCGCTGCTGTGCCTGAGCGACCACCTGCTGCTGAGCGGCTGGGGCTACGACCCGCCCCAGGTGCTGCCCGCCCACGGGCTGTACCGCGAGGCGGCGGCGGGCGAGCGGCCCACGGTGGGCGTGCTGTTCTACCGCGCCCACGTGCTGAGCGGCAACACCGGCTTTGTGGATGCGATCATCGACGAGCTGGCCGAGCAGGGCATGTGCGCCCGCGCCGTCTACACCCAGTCGCTCAAGGAGGGCCAGCCAGGGCAGCTCCCCGACGCGCTGCGGCTGCTGGCCGAGGCCGCGCCGGTGGACGCGATCATCAACACGCTGAGCTTCGCCATCGGCGACGGCGAGCCGCACCCCTTCGCCCTGATCGACGCGCCTGTGATCCAGGCCATCGCCGCCGGGGCAGAGCGCGCCACCTGGATGCGCGGCGGGCGCGGCCTCGGCCCGCTGGACACGGCCATGAACGTGGCCATCCCCGAGTTCGACGGCAGGATCATCGGCGTGCCCGTATCGTTCAAGGAGCAGCCGACCGACGGCGGCGGGGCGCGCTATGTGCCCGACGCCGAGCGCGTGGCGCGGGTGGTGGGCATGGCCCGCCGCATGGTGGCGCTGCGCCGCACCCCCAACGCCCAGAAGCGCGTGGCGGTGGTGTTCACCAACAGCAGCGCCAAGGCCCAGCGCGTGGGCAACGCTGTGGGGCTGGATGCGCCCGCCTCGCTGCTGCGGCTGCTGGGCGCGATGCGCGAGCAGGGCTACCAGGTGGGCCGCCTGCCCGAGAGCAGCGACCGGCTGCTGCTCGACCTGATCGACCGCTGCTCGTACGACCAGATCTGGCTCACCGAGCGCCAGCTTGCCAGCGCCGAGCGCGTGCCGGTGGCCCAGTACGCGGGCTGGTTCGCCGAGCTGCCCGCCGCCCGCCGGGGCGAGATGGAGCGCCAGTGGGGCGCGGCCCCCGGCAGCGCCTACCTGCACGACGGCGGGCTGGCCCTGGCCGGGCTGGAGTTCGGCAACGTGTTTGTGGCGCTCCAGCCGCCGCGCGGCTACGACATGGACCCCAACGCCATCTACCACAAACCCGATCTGCCGCCGCCCCACAACTACTACGCGCTCTACCGCTGGCTGCGCGAGACATGGCGGGCCGACGCTATCGTGCACATGGGCAAGCACGGCACCCTAGAGTGGCTGCCCGGCAAGGGCGTGGGCCTGAGCGGCGAGTGCTACCCCGACATGATGCTGGCCGATGTGCCGCTGGTCTACCCCTTCATCATCAACGACCCGGGCGAGGGCAACCAGGCCAAGCGCCGCGCCCACGCGGTGGTGGTCGACCACATGACCCCGCCGATGACCAGCGCGGGCAGCTACGGCGATCTGGCCGAGCTGGCCCAACTGGTGGATGAGTACTACCAGATGGAGCTGCTCGACCCCAGCAAGCTGCCCATCCTCCAGAAGCAGATCTGGGACGCCATCCAGAAGAGCAAGCTGGATGACGACCTGCGCTACATCCTCAAGCAGGACCACGGCGACCACAGCCACGAGTGGGATGGCAGCTTCCTCGACGACGGCACGCCCACCGCCTTCGCCGAGCTAGAGGGCCGCGAGGTGGCGCACCTGCTGGAGGACATCGAGGGCTACCTGTGCGAGCTGACGGGCGCGCAGATCCGCGACGGCCTGCACATCTTGGGCGACATGCCCGCTGGCGATCAGCTCGCCGAGCTGCTCTACCACCTGCTGAAGCTGCCCAACCTGGCCATCCCCAGCCTGCCCGCCAGCCTAGCCGCCGCGCTGGGCGAGGACTGGGCCGCCCTGAACGAGCGGCCCGGCGAGCGCCGAGCGGGCGGGGGCGAGCTGCGCAGCAACGCCGATATGATCGCGTGGATCGAGGGGCAGGCCAAGGCGCTGCTGGCCGCGCTGGATGCGCGCGGCTGGGATGCGGGCGCTGCCGAGGGGGCGCTGGCCGAGGCGCTGCCCCAGGCCCAGCCCGGAGAGGCGCGCGACGGCGCGGCCCAGGCCCTGCGCTTCGCCTGCGAGTGGATCGTGCCCAAGCTGCGGCAGGGCGCGCACGACGAGATCGCCAACACGTTGGGCGCGCTGGCGGGCCGCTTTGTGCCGCCCGGCCCCAGCGGCGCACCCACGCGCGGCATGGCCCACGTGCTGCCCACGGGCCGCAACTTCTACGCCCTCGACCCGCGCGCGGTGCCCAGCGTGGCCGCCTGGCAGACCGGCTGGCGGCTGGCCGAGACGCTGATCGCCCGCTACCAGCGCGAGCACGAGGGCGGCTACCCCGCCAGCGTGGGCATCAGCATCTGGGGCACCAGCGCCATCCGCACCGCTGGCGACGACATCGCCCAGGTGCTGGCGCTGCTGGGCGTGCGCCCACGCTGGCAGGACGCCAACCGCCGCGTGGTGGGCGTCGAGGTCATCCCGCTGGCCGAGCTTGGCCGCCCGCGCATCGACGCGGTGGCCCGCATCAGCGGCTTCTTCCGCGACAGCTTCCCGCACCTCATCGCCCTGATCGACCAGGCCGTGCAGGCCGTGATCGCGCTCGACGAGCCGCCCGAGCAGAACTTCCCGCGCCGCCACGCCCTGGCCGCCGCCCAGCGCCTGCGCGCCCAGGGCCGCAGCCAGCAGGATGCCGAGCGCGCCGCCGCCTACCGCATCTTCGGCTGCGCCCCCGGCAGCTACGGCGCGGGCATCCTGCCGCTGATCGACGCCCAGAACTGGAAGGACGACGCCGACTTCGCCGAGGTCTACCTGACGTGGGGCGGCTACGCCTACACCGCCGAGGAGCAGGGCACGCCCGACCGCGAGTCGTTCGCCCACGCGCTGGGCGGCGTGCAGGTGGCCACCAAGAACCAGGACAACCGCGAGCACGACATCTTCGACAGCGACGACTACCTGCAGTTCCACGGCGGCATGATCGCCACCATCCGCGCTCTGACGGGCAAAAACCCCGCCCGCTACTTCGGCGACTCCAGCGACCCCGCCCGCCCGAAAACCCGCGACCTGCGCGAGGAGGCCCGCCGCGTGTTCCGCAGCCGCGTCACCAACCCCAAGTGGATCGCCAGCATGCGCCGCCACGGCTACAAGGGCGCGCTGGAGGTGGCGGCCACGGTCGACTATCTGTTCGGCTACGACGCCACCGCCGATGTGCTGGAGGACTGGATGTACAGCCAGGTGGCCGACGCCTATCTGCGCGACGAGGAGATGCAGCAGTTCTTCGCCGACAGCAACCCGTGGGCCTGGCAGTCTATCGCCGAGCGCCTGCTGGAGGCGATGGAGCGCGGCATGTGGCAGGACCCCGACCCGCTGGATGAGCAGCTTTTGCAGGCCGCCAAGTCGATGGGCCTGAGCGAGCTGCGGCGGCGCGCGGCCAAGTAG
- the cobT gene encoding nicotinate-nucleotide--dimethylbenzimidazole phosphoribosyltransferase → MALLEETIAKIAPLDADAMRQARERQDQLTKPTGSLGRLEALSIQIAGITGQARPRLAHPAVVVMAGDHGIARQGVSPYPTDVTPQMVMNFLAGGAAINALARHVGAQVVVADLGVASDLPDHPALIKRKVAYGTADFTAGPAMSREQARQSLEAGIQIAQQVIAGGADLLATGDMGIGNTTPSSAIVAAITGEPVAAVTGRGSGVGDEALARKIAAIEQALALHSPHPTDGLGLLAALGGFEIGGLAGLILGAAAARVPVVVDGFISSAAAMLALTLAPESAGYMVPGHRSVERGQRAFFARIDAEPLLDLGMRLGEGTGAVLAQSLCIAACKALDEMATFAEAGVSDKQ, encoded by the coding sequence ATGGCACTGCTTGAAGAGACCATCGCCAAGATCGCCCCGCTCGACGCCGACGCCATGCGCCAGGCCCGCGAGCGCCAGGACCAGCTCACCAAGCCCACTGGCAGCCTGGGGCGGCTGGAGGCGCTGTCCATCCAGATCGCGGGCATCACCGGGCAGGCCCGGCCACGGCTGGCCCACCCCGCCGTGGTGGTGATGGCGGGCGACCACGGCATCGCGCGCCAGGGCGTCAGCCCCTACCCCACCGACGTGACCCCGCAGATGGTGATGAACTTCCTGGCGGGCGGCGCGGCCATCAACGCGCTGGCCCGCCACGTGGGCGCGCAGGTGGTGGTGGCCGACCTGGGCGTGGCCAGCGACCTGCCCGACCACCCCGCGCTGATCAAGCGCAAGGTGGCCTACGGCACCGCCGACTTCACCGCAGGCCCGGCCATGAGCCGCGAGCAGGCCCGCCAGTCGCTGGAGGCGGGCATCCAGATCGCCCAGCAGGTGATCGCGGGCGGGGCCGACCTGCTGGCCACCGGCGACATGGGCATCGGCAACACCACGCCCTCCAGCGCCATCGTCGCGGCGATCACGGGCGAGCCGGTGGCGGCGGTGACGGGGCGCGGCAGCGGCGTGGGCGACGAGGCGCTGGCCCGCAAGATCGCGGCGATCGAGCAGGCCCTGGCGCTGCACAGCCCCCACCCGACCGACGGCCTGGGGCTGCTGGCCGCGCTGGGCGGCTTCGAGATCGGCGGGCTGGCCGGGCTGATCCTAGGGGCGGCGGCGGCGCGCGTGCCGGTGGTGGTGGATGGCTTCATCTCCAGCGCGGCGGCCATGCTGGCGCTCACGCTCGCGCCCGAGTCGGCGGGCTACATGGTGCCCGGCCACCGCTCGGTGGAGCGCGGCCAGCGCGCCTTCTTCGCGCGCATCGACGCCGAGCCGCTGCTGGACCTGGGCATGCGCCTGGGCGAGGGCACCGGCGCGGTGCTGGCGCAGTCGCTGTGCATCGCGGCCTGCAAGGCCCTGGATGAGATGGCGACCTTCGCCGAGGCTGGCGTGAGCGACAAGCAGTAG
- a CDS encoding energy-coupling factor ABC transporter permease, with amino-acid sequence MTKHARLKRWAIIIGGGLAMAAIEARPAYAMHIMEGFLPPVWCAVWFAVALPFWAVGFLRIRRLVAEKPETRLLLGLAGAFAFVLSALKIPSVTGSSSHPTGVGLGAVLFGPAVMSVLGGIVLLFQALLLAHGGLTTLGANTVSMAVVGPLVAWGIWKALRGRAPDWLAVFLAAALADLLTYVATSAQLALAYPDPAGGFAASFLKFAAIFAITQVPLAISEGILTVLIFNALQTNAAPELRALNVRGAEL; translated from the coding sequence ATGACAAAGCACGCTCGGCTGAAGCGCTGGGCCATCATCATCGGCGGGGGGCTGGCCATGGCGGCCATCGAGGCGCGGCCCGCCTACGCCATGCACATCATGGAGGGCTTCCTGCCGCCGGTGTGGTGCGCCGTGTGGTTCGCGGTGGCGCTGCCGTTCTGGGCCGTGGGCTTCCTGCGCATCCGCAGGCTGGTGGCCGAGAAGCCCGAGACCCGGCTGCTGCTGGGGCTGGCTGGGGCCTTCGCCTTTGTGCTCAGCGCGCTCAAAATCCCCAGCGTCACCGGTTCGAGCAGCCACCCCACCGGCGTGGGCCTGGGCGCGGTGCTGTTCGGCCCGGCGGTGATGAGCGTGCTGGGCGGCATCGTGCTGCTGTTCCAGGCCCTGCTGCTGGCCCACGGCGGCCTCACCACGCTGGGCGCGAACACGGTGAGCATGGCGGTGGTCGGGCCGCTGGTGGCCTGGGGCATCTGGAAAGCGCTGCGGGGCCGCGCCCCCGACTGGCTGGCGGTGTTCCTAGCCGCCGCCCTGGCCGACCTGCTGACCTACGTGGCCACCTCGGCCCAGCTGGCGCTGGCCTACCCCGACCCGGCGGGCGGCTTTGCAGCCTCGTTCCTGAAGTTCGCGGCGATCTTCGCCATCACCCAGGTGCCGCTGGCCATCAGCGAGGGCATCCTGACGGTGCTGATCTTCAACGCCCTGCAGACCAACGCCGCGCCCGAGCTGCGGGCGCTGAACGTGAGAGGAGCCGAGCTATGA
- a CDS encoding energy-coupling factor ABC transporter substrate-binding protein, giving the protein MTATPQPFRRGTVLALLVAVLALAVLPLLIIRGSEFGGSDGAAEQAIAEVAPHYTPWAEPLWSPPGGETESLLFALQAAIGAATIGYFFGLKRGQRMAREDANTTKTQSLEERGEKVG; this is encoded by the coding sequence ATGACCGCCACACCCCAGCCCTTCCGACGCGGCACCGTGCTGGCCCTGCTGGTGGCCGTGCTGGCCCTGGCCGTGCTGCCGCTGCTGATCATCCGAGGCTCGGAGTTCGGCGGCTCCGACGGGGCCGCCGAGCAGGCCATCGCCGAGGTCGCCCCGCACTACACGCCCTGGGCCGAGCCGCTGTGGTCGCCGCCCGGCGGCGAGACCGAGAGCCTGCTGTTCGCGCTCCAGGCCGCGATCGGCGCGGCCACCATCGGCTACTTCTTCGGCCTCAAGCGCGGCCAGCGCATGGCGCGGGAGGATGCGAATACCACGAAGACTCAAAGTCTCGAAGAACGTGGGGAGAAGGTGGGCTAG
- the cbiQ gene encoding cobalt ECF transporter T component CbiQ — translation MHGIDRYAYTNNIRWLDPAQKGGLAALALALCLALPSPLVGLAALGWMAALATLWAGVPARAVARAMLAEALFLALSVAGVALSVALDAPGLPWQWRVGPLWLATSPQALHLAALLLARALGCAAAMSFLALTTPLVDLIDLLRRLRVPDLLIDLMTLIYRFIFILLESMERMRTAQESRAGYRGFWGGMRDAGLLGSRLFIDAYARSRRLDLALQSRGHAGGPLAVLPADYRRSAQPAWLMAALAASLLLAWRLG, via the coding sequence ATGCACGGGATCGACCGCTACGCCTACACCAACAACATCCGCTGGCTCGACCCGGCCCAGAAGGGCGGCCTAGCCGCGCTGGCGCTGGCGCTGTGCCTGGCGCTGCCCAGCCCGCTGGTGGGGCTGGCCGCGCTGGGCTGGATGGCCGCGCTGGCCACGCTGTGGGCGGGGGTGCCCGCCCGCGCCGTGGCGCGGGCCATGCTGGCCGAGGCGCTGTTCCTGGCGCTGAGCGTGGCGGGCGTGGCGCTGAGCGTGGCGCTGGATGCACCCGGCCTGCCCTGGCAGTGGCGCGTCGGCCCGCTGTGGCTGGCCACCAGCCCGCAGGCGCTGCACCTGGCCGCGCTGCTGCTGGCCCGCGCCCTGGGCTGCGCCGCCGCCATGAGCTTCCTGGCCCTCACCACCCCGCTGGTCGACCTGATCGACCTGCTGCGGCGGCTGCGCGTGCCCGACCTGCTGATCGACCTGATGACCCTGATCTACCGCTTCATCTTCATCCTGCTGGAGAGCATGGAGCGCATGCGCACCGCCCAGGAGAGCCGCGCGGGCTACCGTGGGTTCTGGGGCGGCATGCGCGACGCCGGGCTGCTGGGCAGCCGCCTGTTTATCGACGCCTACGCCCGCAGCCGCCGCCTCGACCTGGCGCTGCAGAGCCGGGGCCACGCGGGCGGGCCGCTGGCGGTGCTGCCCGCCGACTACCGCCGTAGCGCCCAGCCCGCCTGGCTGATGGCCGCGCTTGCCGCCAGCCTGCTGCTGGCCTGGAGGCTGGGATGA
- a CDS encoding ABC transporter ATP-binding protein → MSVPALAFEAIHFRYPGFEQPALRDASLSIQPGQKVALLGRNGAGKTSLLLHGNGLLRPDQGRVLIAGQPLDYGRRGLLAARQQVGLVFQNPDDQLFSASVAQDISFGPLNLGLAEAEVRRRVREAAEQCQVADLLERPTHALSGGQKARVALAGVLAMRPLVVLADEVTAGLDPWMRRQTLEIFAALAAGGTAVLLSTHDLEAARAWADLIALMEDGQVAALAPPAQIFASPDMRRRIGDL, encoded by the coding sequence ATGAGCGTGCCCGCCCTGGCCTTCGAGGCCATCCACTTCCGCTACCCCGGCTTCGAGCAGCCCGCGCTGCGCGACGCGAGCCTGAGCATCCAGCCCGGCCAGAAGGTGGCGCTGCTGGGCCGCAACGGCGCGGGCAAGACCAGCCTGCTGCTGCACGGCAACGGCCTGCTGCGCCCCGACCAGGGCCGCGTGCTCATCGCCGGGCAGCCGCTGGACTACGGCAGGCGCGGGCTGCTGGCCGCCCGCCAGCAGGTGGGGCTGGTGTTCCAGAACCCCGACGACCAGCTGTTCAGCGCCAGCGTGGCCCAGGACATCAGCTTTGGGCCGCTGAACCTGGGGCTGGCCGAGGCCGAGGTGCGCCGCCGCGTGCGCGAGGCCGCCGAGCAGTGCCAGGTGGCCGACCTGCTGGAGCGCCCGACCCACGCCCTGAGCGGCGGACAGAAGGCCCGCGTAGCCCTGGCCGGGGTGCTGGCCATGCGCCCCCTGGTGGTGCTGGCCGACGAGGTGACGGCGGGGCTGGACCCCTGGATGCGCCGCCAGACCCTGGAGATCTTCGCGGCGCTGGCCGCCGGCGGCACCGCCGTGCTGCTCTCCACCCACGATCTGGAGGCCGCCCGCGCCTGGGCCGACCTGATCGCGCTGATGGAGGATGGCCAGGTGGCCGCGCTGGCCCCACCCGCCCAGATCTTCGCCAGCCCCGACATGCGCCGCCGCATCGGGGATCTCTAG
- a CDS encoding sirohydrochlorin chelatase, producing the protein MTRDHLLLIGHGSLDEDGVAENMQFAEQLGQRLGVPVEACFLEFAEPPIVDGIVRCMREGAERVLALPLFLGAGGHQKNDVPALLNWAKAQWPQAEFRYGAPLGAQYPLVQALAERAAQAVAASPRAIAAADTALLVVGRGSRDPDSNSEVSKMARLLWEGRDYGWAEACFYSLTTPDVATGIERCVRLGARRVVVLPYLLFTGKIHRAIEQLAAKAQARYPEVEILAAQHIGLHEGAFAATAQRYHELLAGQTAMSCDICKYRQRFAGFEDEHGMPQRSDHHHGMRGVPHSHGHSHSHAPAPVDSILPPRYQGGRAVSAAPMSAAPLVFDAQGRPAWDKIWGGDDPDSPFCELALAGGPPHRGTLLEPAPPAAVAAAPEAYARVVAELARAIGMVTGLRATPDAAPGWVGVECDSEEMAVWLLRAIVVENVCVRREGRVLMLPAGPDFRLEAELKNVVTALAKTHHYWREHLFAAESR; encoded by the coding sequence ATGACGCGCGACCACCTCCTCCTGATCGGACACGGCAGCCTCGATGAGGACGGCGTCGCCGAGAACATGCAGTTTGCCGAGCAGCTCGGCCAGCGGCTTGGCGTGCCCGTCGAGGCCTGCTTCCTGGAGTTCGCCGAGCCGCCGATCGTGGATGGCATCGTGCGCTGCATGCGCGAGGGGGCCGAGCGCGTGCTGGCGCTGCCGCTCTTCCTGGGCGCGGGCGGCCACCAGAAGAACGACGTGCCCGCCCTGCTCAACTGGGCCAAGGCCCAGTGGCCCCAGGCCGAGTTCCGCTACGGCGCGCCGCTGGGGGCGCAGTACCCGCTGGTGCAGGCCCTGGCCGAGCGCGCCGCCCAGGCCGTGGCCGCCAGCCCCCGCGCCATCGCCGCCGCCGACACAGCCCTGCTGGTGGTGGGCCGGGGCAGCCGCGACCCCGACAGCAACTCCGAGGTGAGCAAGATGGCCCGCCTGCTGTGGGAGGGCCGCGACTACGGCTGGGCCGAGGCCTGCTTCTACAGCCTGACCACGCCCGACGTGGCCACCGGCATCGAGCGCTGCGTGCGGCTGGGCGCGCGCCGCGTGGTGGTGCTGCCCTACCTGCTGTTCACCGGCAAGATCCACCGCGCCATCGAGCAGCTGGCCGCCAAGGCCCAGGCCCGCTACCCCGAGGTCGAGATCCTGGCCGCCCAGCACATCGGCCTGCACGAGGGCGCGTTCGCCGCCACCGCCCAGCGCTACCACGAGCTGCTGGCGGGCCAAACGGCCATGAGCTGCGATATCTGCAAGTACCGCCAGCGCTTCGCGGGCTTCGAGGATGAGCACGGCATGCCCCAGCGCTCCGACCACCACCACGGCATGCGCGGCGTGCCGCACAGCCACGGCCACAGCCACAGCCACGCGCCCGCGCCGGTGGACAGCATCCTGCCGCCGCGCTACCAGGGTGGCCGCGCCGTCAGCGCCGCGCCCATGAGCGCCGCGCCGCTGGTCTTCGACGCGCAGGGCCGCCCGGCCTGGGATAAGATCTGGGGCGGCGACGACCCCGACAGCCCGTTCTGCGAGCTGGCCCTGGCGGGCGGGCCGCCCCACCGCGGCACCCTGCTAGAGCCAGCGCCGCCCGCCGCCGTGGCCGCCGCGCCCGAGGCCTATGCCCGCGTGGTGGCCGAGCTGGCCCGCGCCATCGGCATGGTCACCGGGCTGCGCGCCACCCCCGACGCGGCCCCCGGCTGGGTGGGCGTGGAGTGCGACAGCGAGGAGATGGCCGTGTGGCTGCTGCGGGCTATCGTGGTGGAAAACGTGTGCGTGCGGCGCGAGGGCCGCGTGCTGATGCTGCCCGCCGGGCCGGATTTCCGGCTGGAGGCGGAGCTGAAGAATGTGGTGACGGCGCTGGCCAAGACCCACCACTACTGGAGGGAGCACCTGTTCGCGGCAGAAAGCCGCTAG